A genomic region of Planctomycetota bacterium contains the following coding sequences:
- a CDS encoding PilZ domain-containing protein yields the protein MEDKPLEQDEHRNFKRYSIDGLAVRSEEKHVLGLFKTTPKKHMVLDISKGGIHFISREKFKMAQEFSLEITGKLLKDAPIKAQGKIIRIKEFPGMTAFAIGAEFTAMDDENKERLKMLIKSAAKAKGEISSYIDINATQK from the coding sequence ATGGAAGATAAACCGTTAGAGCAGGATGAACACCGTAATTTCAAGCGCTACAGTATCGACGGGCTGGCCGTCCGCTCGGAAGAAAAGCACGTCCTGGGGCTTTTTAAGACCACCCCTAAAAAGCATATGGTACTGGATATTTCCAAAGGCGGAATACATTTTATCAGCCGGGAGAAATTCAAGATGGCCCAGGAGTTCTCCCTGGAAATTACCGGTAAACTGTTAAAGGACGCCCCTATCAAGGCGCAAGGCAAAATCATCCGCATAAAAGAGTTTCCCGGAATGACCGCTTTCGCAATCGGCGCGGAATTTACCGCAATGGACGACGAAAACAAAGAACGGTTGAAAATGCTGATTAAAAGCGCCGCCAAAGCCAAGGGCGAGATTTCCTCATATATCGATATCAACGCTACGCAAAAGTAA
- a CDS encoding WYL domain-containing protein, which produces MAAMEFISFDLETTGLYPIRDRIIEIGAVRFSGNKILGKLETFVNPGMPIPPELTANVHGITDEMVANAPGERDAVENFLKFIGTTPLIAHNITFDIGFVSAVVCQHKIKTPRNILIDSCELSRSYIKGVANHKLSTLAEYLQIKEPTAHRAMADSLVVMRLFLACLKQMPPDITPEGIAQHIGQLISFGDYIFGDVELFPEQQVLDEAAKGNLDVEIEYKNNNGDLSRRWLSPYTLFTFKGRPYLVAYCHQSAEMRQFRIDRIVNVYGKRPTRQGR; this is translated from the coding sequence ATGGCAGCCATGGAATTTATTTCCTTTGACCTTGAAACCACCGGTTTATACCCGATAAGGGACAGGATTATCGAAATCGGCGCGGTGAGATTTAGTGGCAATAAAATATTAGGCAAGCTTGAAACATTTGTCAACCCGGGAATGCCCATCCCTCCCGAACTCACCGCCAATGTCCACGGGATTACGGACGAGATGGTCGCCAACGCGCCGGGGGAACGCGACGCGGTGGAAAATTTCCTCAAATTCATCGGCACGACACCACTGATTGCCCATAATATCACTTTTGATATCGGATTCGTCTCCGCGGTCGTCTGCCAGCATAAGATAAAAACCCCCAGGAATATCCTGATAGATTCCTGCGAACTTTCCCGGAGTTATATCAAGGGAGTTGCTAATCATAAACTGTCCACGCTTGCCGAGTATCTGCAAATCAAGGAGCCGACCGCGCACCGGGCGATGGCGGATTCCTTGGTCGTGATGAGATTGTTTCTGGCGTGCCTGAAACAGATGCCGCCGGACATCACGCCCGAAGGCATTGCCCAGCATATCGGACAGCTTATCAGTTTCGGGGATTATATCTTCGGCGATGTGGAACTTTTCCCGGAGCAGCAGGTCTTGGACGAAGCAGCCAAAGGTAACCTTGATGTCGAAATAGAATACAAAAACAACAACGGCGACCTTTCCCGCAGGTGGCTGAGCCCCTACACCCTCTTTACATTTAAAGGCCGGCCCTACCTGGTCGCTTACTGCCACCAGTCCGCGGAGATGCGCCAATTTCGGATAGACCGGATAGTGAATGTCTACGGCAAGCGCCCGACGAGACAGGGAAGATAA
- a CDS encoding glucose-6-phosphate isomerase — protein MMHIDFKNIKSNIVGPNNGLSDSELNAYINGYQHIIRDNEIEQRNGKLKFLDLPKQNVSEIEKLAKKYAGKFENFVVLGIGGSALGARALQTALCPPFYNLLSAKSRGNRPRLFILDNVDPDETNALLKLLDLKKTLFNVISKSGKTPETTAGFLLALDILKKAFGKKYREHLIITTDKDKGILRKFANDENIISFEVPNGVEGRYSVLSAVGLVPAAFVGINISKLLKGARNMAEACRKTSPQGNQAYLTALVNWLMDTKKGKNMLVMMPYSYALKDIADWFRQLWAESLGKKVDLQGKNVFTGPTPINALGVTDQHSQIQLYNEGPNNKLVVFLEVEKFRSTVKIPKIFKDPDMDFIQGKSFNKLINAEKKGTEIALTESKRPNYTIKLPNVSEETVGGLIYFWELVTAYSGKLYNVNAFNQPGVEAGKIATRELLTRK, from the coding sequence ATGATGCATATAGATTTCAAGAACATTAAATCAAATATCGTCGGCCCCAACAACGGCTTGAGCGACAGCGAGCTTAACGCCTACATCAATGGCTACCAGCACATCATCCGCGATAACGAAATAGAGCAAAGAAACGGGAAGCTCAAGTTTCTGGACCTGCCGAAACAGAACGTTTCTGAAATAGAAAAACTCGCCAAGAAGTATGCCGGCAAATTCGAGAATTTCGTGGTCTTGGGGATAGGCGGCTCGGCATTAGGGGCGCGGGCGCTGCAGACGGCTTTGTGCCCTCCGTTTTACAACCTGCTTTCCGCCAAATCCAGGGGAAACAGGCCGCGCCTCTTTATCCTTGATAACGTCGACCCGGACGAGACAAACGCGTTGCTCAAACTGCTTGACCTCAAAAAGACATTGTTCAACGTAATAAGCAAATCCGGCAAGACCCCGGAAACGACCGCCGGATTCCTGTTGGCGCTGGATATCTTAAAGAAGGCATTCGGGAAGAAATACCGCGAGCACCTGATTATCACCACGGACAAGGATAAAGGCATTTTAAGAAAGTTTGCCAACGATGAAAATATAATCTCATTTGAAGTGCCGAACGGGGTGGAAGGCCGGTATTCCGTACTTTCCGCGGTCGGCCTGGTGCCGGCTGCATTCGTCGGAATTAATATTTCCAAACTCCTTAAGGGCGCGCGCAATATGGCCGAGGCCTGCCGCAAGACATCCCCGCAAGGCAACCAGGCATACCTGACCGCGTTGGTTAATTGGCTCATGGACACCAAAAAGGGCAAGAACATGCTTGTCATGATGCCTTATTCGTATGCCCTTAAGGATATTGCGGATTGGTTCAGGCAGCTCTGGGCAGAAAGCCTGGGGAAGAAAGTGGATTTGCAGGGCAAAAACGTATTTACCGGGCCAACCCCGATTAACGCCCTAGGTGTGACCGACCAGCATTCCCAGATTCAGCTTTATAACGAAGGTCCCAATAATAAACTGGTGGTATTCCTGGAAGTGGAAAAATTCCGCTCCACCGTAAAGATACCGAAGATATTCAAAGACCCTGATATGGATTTCATCCAGGGAAAAAGCTTTAACAAGCTGATAAATGCGGAAAAGAAAGGCACGGAAATAGCCCTGACCGAAAGCAAGCGTCCGAATTACACAATCAAACTGCCGAACGTTTCGGAGGAGACCGTCGGCGGGCTTATTTATTTCTGGGAACTGGTCACAGCCTATTCCGGCAAGTTATATAATGTAAACGCCTTTAACCAGCCGGGCGTGGAAGCCGGCAAAATCGCGACAAGAGAATTATTAACTAGGAAATAG
- a CDS encoding tryptophanase, which produces MLLPPFKIKSVEPISTTTREHRIKKIKAIGYNPFLLPAQDVVIDLLTDSGTGAMSDRQWAGIMAGDESYAGSVNFQHMAAAVKDIMGFPYTLPTHQGRGAEKVLDRAIVRKGQTIPGNMHFDTTKAHIEDAGGRAVDCTIDAIYNPYSTYPFKGNLDLKKLEAAIKPNPGNVAYVLITVTCNSGGGQPVSLKNIREVAQIARKYKCKLFIDAARFAENAYFIKQREQGHQNKSIGQIVREMFSYADGCTMSAKKDAIVNMGGFIGVRDKALYQKLVPLGVLLEGFPTYGGMNGRDMEALAIGLYEGTEEEYLRYRTGQVAYLGGEMKKAGIPVVVPFGGHAIYIDAKKFLPHIKRENFPGHALTIELYIEGGIRAVEIGALLAGRDPDTKENIFPELELVRLAIPRRVYMKEHLDYVIECAKNIWKRRKKIKGVTFKFESPIMRHFQSTFKRL; this is translated from the coding sequence ATGTTACTGCCTCCGTTTAAGATTAAAAGCGTTGAGCCCATCTCAACCACCACCCGAGAACACCGGATAAAGAAAATAAAAGCCATCGGCTACAATCCCTTCCTCCTGCCGGCGCAGGATGTCGTCATAGACCTCCTGACCGATAGTGGCACGGGCGCCATGTCCGACCGCCAGTGGGCAGGCATTATGGCCGGGGACGAAAGCTATGCCGGAAGCGTTAATTTCCAGCATATGGCCGCGGCGGTGAAAGATATCATGGGTTTCCCTTACACCCTGCCCACCCACCAGGGACGCGGGGCGGAAAAGGTGCTTGACCGCGCCATTGTCAGGAAAGGCCAGACTATCCCGGGCAATATGCATTTTGATACGACCAAGGCGCATATCGAGGATGCGGGCGGGAGGGCCGTGGATTGCACGATTGACGCTATTTATAATCCTTATTCAACCTATCCCTTTAAAGGCAATCTGGATTTGAAAAAGCTGGAGGCGGCAATAAAGCCCAATCCTGGCAACGTGGCTTATGTCCTGATAACGGTTACCTGCAATTCTGGAGGCGGACAGCCGGTATCGCTTAAGAATATCAGGGAAGTCGCGCAGATTGCCCGCAAATATAAATGTAAGCTCTTTATCGACGCGGCGCGCTTTGCCGAGAATGCCTATTTCATAAAACAGCGTGAACAGGGTCATCAAAATAAATCCATCGGGCAAATCGTGCGCGAAATGTTCTCCTATGCGGACGGCTGCACGATGAGCGCCAAGAAAGACGCCATTGTCAATATGGGCGGATTCATCGGGGTCAGGGATAAAGCGCTTTACCAGAAACTCGTTCCCCTGGGTGTCCTTCTGGAAGGATTCCCCACCTATGGAGGGATGAACGGGCGCGACATGGAAGCTTTGGCAATCGGCCTTTACGAAGGCACCGAGGAAGAATACCTGCGCTACAGGACAGGGCAGGTGGCGTATCTGGGAGGTGAAATGAAGAAAGCCGGAATTCCGGTTGTGGTGCCTTTCGGCGGGCATGCCATTTATATCGATGCCAAGAAATTCCTGCCGCATATTAAAAGGGAAAACTTCCCGGGCCATGCGTTAACCATCGAGCTTTATATCGAAGGCGGCATCCGGGCTGTGGAAATCGGCGCTCTTCTGGCCGGGCGCGACCCCGACACAAAGGAAAATATCTTTCCGGAACTGGAATTGGTTAGGTTAGCCATCCCGCGCCGTGTCTATATGAAAGAACACCTGGATTACGTTATCGAATGCGCTAAGAATATCTGGAAACGCCGTAAGAAGATTAAGGGCGTAACTTTTAAATTCGAATCGCCCATTATGAGGCATTTCCAGTCAACATTTAAACGATTATAG
- a CDS encoding acetyl-CoA C-acetyltransferase — MNRKVVITHAKRTPIGKFLGMFSETTAVDLGVSVTKSLFKESGLKPDKVDELIFGNARQAGNRPNPGRQIAYFSGMPQEKPGYTVNKACGSSLKSIVLAYQSITLGDADIIVAGGTENMTMVPFMLPKFRAGYRLGNDKVVDGMYHDGLLCPLCNLVMGATAENLVVQYKVSREEQDKYALASQHKCEKAIKGNRFKEEIAPVEIKTKKGTILAEKDENPREGATLESLAKLKPVFKKEEEGGTVHPGNACGIADSAAAVLVMAEDVANKLGFKPMAYINGYVSVGVDPAYMGIAPVSAIKKLEAKTGEKLNDFDLIELNEAFAAQVIAADRELKLPMDIVNVNGGSIALGHPIGATGCRFVVTLLHEMQKRNAKKGLATLCMSGGMGMAVSFTRK; from the coding sequence ATGAACAGAAAAGTTGTAATCACACATGCCAAGCGGACCCCGATAGGCAAATTCCTGGGAATGTTTTCCGAAACCACGGCGGTTGATTTAGGCGTCTCCGTTACCAAATCGCTTTTCAAAGAATCCGGTCTTAAGCCGGACAAAGTGGACGAACTGATTTTCGGCAATGCCCGTCAGGCAGGCAACCGCCCTAATCCGGGCCGGCAGATTGCGTATTTTTCCGGGATGCCGCAAGAAAAACCCGGCTATACGGTCAATAAGGCCTGCGGCTCAAGCTTAAAATCAATCGTCCTGGCATACCAATCGATTACCTTGGGCGACGCGGATATCATCGTTGCCGGCGGGACGGAAAATATGACGATGGTCCCGTTTATGCTTCCCAAATTCCGCGCGGGATACAGGCTCGGCAATGACAAAGTGGTTGACGGGATGTACCACGACGGATTGCTTTGCCCGCTGTGCAATTTGGTGATGGGTGCAACTGCGGAAAACCTGGTTGTCCAATATAAAGTTTCCCGCGAGGAACAGGATAAATACGCCCTGGCTAGCCAGCATAAATGCGAGAAGGCCATCAAGGGAAACAGGTTCAAGGAAGAAATCGCCCCGGTAGAAATCAAGACAAAAAAAGGCACTATCCTGGCGGAAAAAGATGAAAACCCGCGCGAAGGGGCGACGCTCGAATCCCTTGCCAAGCTTAAACCGGTATTCAAGAAAGAAGAAGAAGGCGGAACGGTCCATCCGGGAAACGCCTGCGGGATAGCAGACAGCGCCGCGGCGGTTCTGGTCATGGCGGAAGATGTTGCCAATAAGCTTGGGTTTAAACCCATGGCTTATATCAATGGTTATGTCAGCGTGGGGGTTGACCCTGCGTATATGGGAATCGCGCCGGTTTCGGCTATCAAGAAACTGGAAGCCAAAACAGGCGAAAAGCTCAACGATTTTGACTTGATAGAATTGAACGAGGCCTTTGCCGCACAGGTAATCGCCGCGGACAGGGAACTCAAACTCCCGATGGACATAGTTAATGTAAACGGCGGTTCGATAGCGCTGGGACACCCCATCGGCGCGACCGGCTGCCGGTTTGTCGTGACATTACTCCATGAGATGCAGAAACGCAATGCCAAAAAAGGGTTGGCGACCCTTTGTATGAGCGGCGGCATGGGCATGGCAGTAAGTTTTACCCGTAAATAA
- a CDS encoding fibronectin type III domain-containing protein yields the protein MMSGSRLYLYLSVLLTLALCIGAKCDWTKDKKEDAVQPTTGSSGEPEDIDTWQNQSIDSSGSEGAFPSMAVDHNGKIHISYLDNTNSDLKYATNLSGTWFSTTIDSTGSVGAYSSLAIDTNNNAHVAYYDVINRDLKYATNQTGAWVRTTLDSAGMVGAWCSLALDGNNKSHISYADETNGDLKYATNISGTWATYTIDSPGVVGIKTSIAVDGNNKAHIAYYDATNKSVKYATNSSGNWLASTVASASNSTISIKVGTNNKAYIAYDNSLTKSLKCATNAEGENWVITTIDENAAIPSLTIDSQNKLYVSYYDLTNNCLKYATNAGGGGWVVSTIDSNYHAGEFSSIGIGADNTVSIAYYDANNQDLKYATTSQETLPEVTVPTAPSPPSSLTATVVSSFRIDINWTDNANNETGFTLERKIGAGGTYQAIATPGVDTVTYADSSLTEGTRYYYRIKALNSVGSSSYSAETNALTILNSPSNLQATVISSTRIALAWADNSGGETGYKIERKTGAGGTYGQITSVGANVMAYSDNSVVDGEIYYYRVRAYNADGNSIYSGETNSPVSLNAPTALTASTISATQINLSWNDNSKNETGYKIERKIGTGGIYALITTTMASVISYSNTALVDGTVYYYKIKATNANGDSSYSGEANTATILAQPTGLTAVAVSATQINLGWSDNSNSELNYKIERKTGAGGTYGEIASVGADITSYPDSGLTEGTLYFYRVKTSNALGDSAYSGEVSALSTMGPPSLLQATVISSTRINLTWNDNTNTETGYKVERKTGALGAYGEITSLGVDTEAYQDNTVVDGATYYYRVRAYNADGESSYSNEASPAIPLNAPTVLTANTTSSTQINLGWTDNSLNETNFKVERKTGAGGTYGEIVSLGANTTSYPNIGLVDGTLYYYKVKATNASGESSYSNEAFAVTVLNPPTSLQGNAVSYSQVNLNWNDNSGSETGYKIERKAGAGGTYNQITTTNANATSYPDTGLTDGITYYYKARATNTNTDSVYCDEISVAMLLSPPTGLSATAASATQINIGWLDNSNSETSYKIERKTGAGGAYEEVASVGANITSYPDTGLTEGTLYYYRVRASNAIGNSAYSGEANATTPLNPPTALTTTVLSSSQVRLNWEDNSNSELGYKIERKTGLGGIYGDIGLASIDITVFTNTGTSPETIYYYRIKAYNANTESNYSNEVSAATSLGTPTGLATTPLSQTSIRINWSDNSDNESEYWIERSSTGGGINFSQIATVTASTSIYNDTGLTANTTYYYRVRGYSVVFGISAYSGEASGTTWDNPPAAPTNLIAKGQALQIVITWTDNANNETGFKIERGPDGTNFNQIDTTGANITAYTDAPLALFTTYYYRVRSYNIGGNSTYSNVISATTKAGYLGTGADGALNVPAGNTFNINTQTNGVNGRAQPDGWCSRISSLTANTAVLNTVPPVGTFVANDEVIIISVKGTVSSTNIGNYEFMRVQSVAGNVITFDDNKIKFYGETAGQDNNLATSQYVMLQRVPNYTNVTVNWTGTLTCENWNGITGGVVAFRANGTVSVGSTRVPVQPNITASITASGKGHRGGTGTDYDSDAPAGETYCGGLYNSGGNANGGVIVTPAPGGGGGGGGATTWEGDGARASNGTTGPAGGGGGAAYTSWGAWPDPSFGGGGGGGGYGSVGLGGLGFAAGSDGAGVTGGNGGSSDLQSWITDGGGGGGGGTYGNSAQLNSKIYFGAGGGAGGGAGDADTDTSLNGGSGGKGGGFVYITANTLNVFYNFDGANSDSGYIIANGGDGESVDFLNFSTPGGGGGGAGGSVVIKANSIINQHANGITAKPGAGGTSNGGYNGSNGGGGRTYAEYNIAPANLPTPNYAFGGAPQN from the coding sequence ATGATGTCAGGTTCAAGACTTTATTTATATTTATCGGTGCTTTTAACATTAGCCCTGTGTATCGGGGCTAAATGCGACTGGACCAAGGATAAAAAGGAAGATGCCGTCCAGCCAACCACCGGAAGCAGCGGTGAACCAGAGGACATAGATACCTGGCAAAACCAATCCATTGACTCCTCCGGCTCGGAAGGCGCTTTTCCTTCTATGGCCGTTGACCATAACGGCAAAATCCATATCAGCTATCTGGATAACACCAACAGCGACCTGAAATATGCCACTAATCTTTCCGGTACATGGTTCAGCACGACCATCGACTCCACCGGCAGCGTCGGCGCGTATTCATCGCTTGCCATAGACACTAATAATAACGCCCATGTTGCCTATTATGATGTCATCAACCGCGACCTTAAATATGCCACCAACCAAACTGGCGCCTGGGTACGCACCACGCTGGATTCCGCCGGCATGGTCGGCGCCTGGTGTTCGCTCGCACTGGACGGCAATAACAAAAGCCATATCAGTTATGCGGACGAAACCAACGGAGACCTGAAATACGCCACCAATATTTCCGGCACATGGGCAACCTATACGATAGATTCTCCCGGCGTGGTCGGGATAAAAACATCCATCGCCGTGGATGGAAACAACAAAGCCCACATCGCCTATTACGATGCCACTAATAAATCCGTGAAATACGCGACTAATTCAAGCGGAAACTGGCTGGCAAGCACCGTTGCTTCCGCATCAAACTCAACAATCTCCATCAAAGTAGGGACTAACAATAAAGCTTATATTGCTTACGATAACAGCCTCACCAAATCATTAAAATGCGCGACCAATGCCGAAGGGGAAAACTGGGTAATAACGACGATAGATGAAAACGCGGCGATTCCATCCCTTACCATTGATTCCCAAAACAAGCTTTATGTAAGTTATTATGATTTAACCAATAACTGCCTTAAGTATGCAACAAATGCCGGGGGTGGCGGCTGGGTTGTTTCAACCATCGACAGCAACTATCACGCAGGGGAGTTTTCATCAATCGGGATTGGCGCCGATAACACCGTATCTATCGCATATTACGACGCTAATAACCAAGACCTAAAATACGCGACTACCAGCCAGGAAACTCTGCCTGAAGTAACGGTTCCAACCGCGCCTAGCCCGCCAAGCAGCTTGACTGCAACGGTCGTATCTTCTTTCCGCATAGATATTAACTGGACGGATAACGCCAACAACGAAACAGGATTTACACTGGAACGCAAGATCGGTGCGGGCGGTACCTATCAGGCTATCGCAACGCCCGGAGTGGACACCGTAACTTACGCCGACAGCAGTTTAACCGAGGGAACCAGGTATTATTACCGTATTAAAGCACTTAACAGCGTGGGCTCCAGCAGTTATTCAGCAGAGACCAATGCACTGACCATTCTTAATTCACCTTCCAATCTGCAGGCAACGGTTATCTCCTCAACACGGATTGCCCTTGCCTGGGCAGATAATTCAGGAGGGGAAACCGGATATAAGATCGAACGCAAGACCGGTGCCGGCGGCACATACGGGCAAATCACATCGGTCGGGGCTAACGTCATGGCGTATTCGGATAACAGCGTGGTGGACGGCGAAATTTATTATTACCGCGTGAGGGCTTATAACGCCGACGGCAACAGCATTTATTCTGGTGAAACCAATTCACCCGTTTCGCTTAACGCGCCAACTGCTTTAACGGCCAGCACTATTTCGGCAACACAAATAAACCTCAGCTGGAACGATAATTCCAAGAACGAAACAGGTTATAAGATTGAGCGTAAAATCGGCACGGGCGGAATTTATGCATTGATTACAACCACCATGGCAAGCGTTATTTCTTATTCCAATACGGCACTGGTGGACGGGACGGTTTATTATTACAAAATCAAGGCCACTAATGCCAACGGCGACAGCTCTTATTCCGGAGAAGCCAACACGGCTACCATACTCGCCCAGCCGACAGGCCTGACCGCTGTGGCTGTTTCTGCCACGCAGATTAATCTCGGCTGGTCGGATAATTCCAATAGTGAACTGAACTACAAGATTGAACGCAAGACCGGTGCCGGCGGCACATACGGCGAAATCGCTTCGGTCGGGGCCGATATTACATCTTACCCTGATAGCGGCTTGACTGAAGGAACTCTTTATTTTTACAGGGTAAAAACATCCAACGCCCTTGGAGATTCGGCTTATTCGGGAGAAGTTTCTGCTTTGAGCACTATGGGACCGCCTTCCCTGCTCCAGGCAACGGTTATCTCTTCAACACGGATTAACCTTACCTGGAACGATAATACCAATACCGAAACAGGTTATAAAGTGGAACGCAAAACCGGAGCGCTCGGCGCTTACGGAGAAATCACCTCTCTCGGTGTTGACACCGAAGCATACCAGGATAATACCGTGGTGGATGGCGCGACTTATTACTACCGCGTGCGCGCTTATAACGCCGACGGTGAGAGCTCCTATTCCAACGAAGCCAGCCCGGCTATCCCGCTCAACGCCCCGACCGTTTTAACCGCCAACACAACCTCGTCTACCCAGATAAATTTGGGGTGGACGGATAATTCCCTGAATGAAACTAATTTTAAGGTCGAACGCAAGACCGGTGCGGGCGGCACTTACGGCGAAATTGTTTCTCTCGGAGCTAACACCACGTCCTACCCGAATATCGGCCTGGTAGACGGAACACTTTATTATTACAAAGTCAAAGCAACTAACGCCAGCGGCGAGAGTTCCTATTCCAACGAGGCGTTTGCGGTCACCGTTCTTAACCCGCCGACATCTTTACAGGGCAATGCCGTATCTTATTCCCAGGTCAATCTCAACTGGAACGACAACTCCGGCAGCGAAACCGGCTATAAGATCGAACGCAAGGCCGGGGCAGGCGGCACTTATAACCAAATAACCACCACTAACGCCAACGCTACTTCATATCCCGACACAGGCTTGACGGACGGGATTACCTATTATTACAAAGCCCGGGCAACCAATACCAATACCGACAGCGTTTATTGCGATGAAATCAGCGTGGCTATGCTTCTTTCTCCGCCGACCGGATTAAGCGCGACAGCCGCCTCGGCAACACAAATCAATATCGGCTGGCTCGATAATTCAAACAGTGAAACGAGCTACAAGATTGAGCGTAAAACCGGCGCGGGCGGCGCTTATGAAGAAGTCGCTTCGGTCGGGGCCAATATCACCTCTTATCCTGATACGGGTTTGACAGAAGGAACGCTTTATTACTACCGCGTCCGGGCTTCCAATGCCATAGGCAACAGCGCTTATTCAGGCGAAGCCAATGCCACCACTCCACTCAATCCGCCGACCGCTTTAACTACCACGGTTCTTTCTTCATCGCAGGTAAGATTGAACTGGGAAGATAATTCAAATAGCGAACTAGGATATAAGATAGAGCGTAAAACCGGCCTAGGCGGCATTTACGGCGATATCGGATTGGCCTCTATTGACATTACTGTCTTTACCAATACCGGAACGTCGCCGGAAACCATTTATTATTACCGCATCAAGGCTTATAACGCCAATACGGAAAGCAACTACAGCAACGAAGTCAGCGCGGCGACATCACTCGGCACGCCGACCGGGTTGGCAACGACCCCGCTTTCGCAAACCAGCATACGAATTAACTGGTCGGATAATTCCGATAACGAAAGCGAATACTGGATTGAACGTTCGTCTACCGGAGGAGGAATCAACTTCAGCCAAATTGCTACTGTTACGGCAAGCACCAGTATCTATAATGATACCGGACTTACCGCAAACACCACTTATTATTACCGTGTCAGGGGTTATAGCGTAGTTTTCGGAATCAGCGCTTATTCCGGTGAGGCATCCGGAACGACATGGGATAACCCGCCAGCGGCCCCGACAAACCTGATTGCTAAAGGACAGGCATTACAAATCGTTATCACCTGGACGGATAACGCCAATAATGAAACAGGATTCAAAATAGAACGCGGACCGGACGGAACAAACTTTAACCAGATTGATACGACCGGCGCAAATATTACTGCTTATACTGACGCTCCTCTTGCGCTTTTCACCACCTATTATTACCGGGTCCGTTCATATAATATCGGAGGGAACAGCACCTATTCCAATGTCATTTCCGCCACAACGAAAGCCGGTTATCTGGGCACCGGGGCGGACGGGGCGCTTAATGTCCCTGCCGGAAACACATTTAATATAAACACCCAGACTAACGGTGTAAACGGACGTGCCCAGCCTGATGGGTGGTGCTCGCGTATTTCTTCTCTTACCGCCAATACGGCTGTTTTAAATACCGTCCCGCCTGTCGGAACGTTTGTTGCTAACGATGAGGTTATCATTATCTCGGTGAAAGGAACAGTTTCTTCCACCAATATCGGCAATTACGAATTTATGCGCGTCCAATCAGTTGCCGGTAATGTTATTACATTCGATGATAATAAAATCAAATTCTATGGTGAAACTGCCGGGCAGGATAACAATCTCGCTACCTCGCAATATGTTATGCTCCAGAGGGTGCCTAATTACACCAATGTCACGGTTAATTGGACCGGCACATTAACCTGTGAAAACTGGAATGGCATAACCGGCGGAGTGGTGGCGTTCAGGGCAAACGGAACTGTGTCGGTTGGCTCAACAAGGGTTCCGGTTCAACCAAATATAACGGCATCAATTACGGCTTCCGGCAAAGGTCATCGCGGCGGAACAGGCACTGATTATGATAGTGATGCTCCGGCTGGAGAAACCTATTGCGGGGGGCTATATAATTCAGGAGGCAATGCTAATGGAGGTGTAATTGTAACTCCTGCTCCAGGAGGCGGTGGAGGCGGTGGTGGTGCCACAACTTGGGAGGGCGACGGAGCCCGTGCATCTAACGGAACCACTGGTCCGGCAGGTGGAGGTGGCGGTGCCGCTTATACCTCTTGGGGAGCTTGGCCTGATCCATCATTTGGAGGAGGCGGAGGCGGGGGTGGTTATGGATCTGTCGGATTAGGCGGGTTGGGATTTGCTGCCGGTTCTGATGGAGCGGGAGTAACCGGAGGGAATGGGGGCAGCTCAGACCTACAATCATGGATAACCGATGGCGGAGGCGGTGGCGGCGGCGGAACTTACGGTAATTCAGCCCAATTAAACAGCAAAATTTATTTTGGCGCTGGCGGCGGGGCCGGAGGAGGTGCGGGTGACGCTGATACAGATACTTCTCTCAATGGCGGTTCAGGCGGCAAAGGCGGCGGGTTTGTTTATATCACCGCCAACACTCTCAATGTTTTCTATAATTTTGACGGGGCTAATTCTGATTCTGGTTATATAATCGCTAATGGCGGCGATGGCGAATCAGTCGATTTTCTTAACTTCTCAACTCCCGGTGGCGGCGGCGGTGGAGCAGGTGGCTCGGTTGTCATTAAAGCTAATTCTATAATCAATCAACATGCCAATGGAATTACAGCAAAACCGGGGGCAGGCGGCACGAGTAATGGCGGATATAATGGAAGTAACGGCGGTGGCGGCAGGACTTATGCTGAGTATAATATTGCGCCGGCTAATCTACCCACTCCCAATTATGCATTCGGTGGTGCTCCTCAGAACTAA